A section of the Buteo buteo chromosome 27, bButBut1.hap1.1, whole genome shotgun sequence genome encodes:
- the AMZ1 gene encoding archaemetzincin-1 encodes MLQCKHAQEFSFGPRALKDALISTNPALQELYAKAFSRAEKLFLSEAYNPQRTLFCTLLIRTAFDWLLSHPDAPEDFETFYHAMLRRKQNFCRKHIYLQPIDLIEGPAGLSLLDSLQSCVESFFLGLRVKCLPSIPISSIHCCYRHSQDSDRVQLHADGILNFLKNNKPMDALCVLGLTLLDLYPCETWSFTFSKFLPGQEVGVCSFARFSGDFPQAGCSSLNPLTQKELLCEVSKESRDRTLPFSAQEMVQCCKVTCHEICHLMGLGTCRWLQCIMQGALSLDEALLRPLELCPICLRKLQHVVGFKLIERYRKLYAWTQTVLSTWPRQESADLSASEDILPFSSDSGMCCENDSEAVTSLSEPLTPDTCSQALSIGQELEQDEHSCSLAEAHSQPPLAGPTKSTDIIKDYELWLETCIAALERNVSEEELAQVDKTVDALAKWEMFTGQLPAMKKDLPFARDNTGLRKVLGDKFSSLRRKLSSRKLSKGESSPHRWRWEEN; translated from the exons ATGCTGCAGTGCAAACATGCTCAGGaattcagttttgggccccgGGCTCTGAAGGACGCACTGATCTCTACCaacccagccctgcaggagctCTATGCCAAAGCTTTCTCCAGGGCGGAGAAGCTGTTCCTTTCTGAAGCCTACAACCCTCAGAGAACACTCTTCTGCACACTGCTCATCCGGACGGCTTTCGACTGGCTCCTCAGCCACCCCGATGCCCCTGAGGACTTTGAGACCTTCTATCACGCAATGCTGAGGAGGAAGCAGAACTTCTGTCGAAAGCACATTTACTTGCAACCTATAG ACTTAATCGAAGGGCCTGCCGGGCTCTCGCTGCTGGATTCCCTCCAGAGCTGTGTTGAGTCTTTCTTCCTGGGTCTCCGTGTGAAGTgccttccctccatccccatctCTTCCATTCACTGCTGCTACCGCCACAGCCAGGACTCGGACAGGGTGCAGCTTCACGCAG ATGGGATCCTGAATTTCCTGAAGAACAACAAGCCCATGGATGCCCTGTGTGTCCTTGGACTCACTCTGCTGGACCTTTACCCATGTGAGACCTGGAGCTTCACTTTCAGCAAATTTCTGCCAGGACAAG AAGTGGGAGTCTGCAGCTTTGCCAGATTTTCTGGGGATTTCCCCCAGGCTGGCTGTAGCAGCTTGAATCCACTCACACAGAAGGAACTGTTATGTGAAGTCAGCAAGGAGAGCAGAGACCGGACATTGCCATTCAGTGCCCAAGAGATGGTCCAGTGCTGTAAG GTGACCTGCCACGAGATCTGCCACCTGATGGGGCTGGGGACCTGCCGCTGGCTGCAGTGCATCATGCAGGGTGCGCTGAGCCTGGACGAAGCCCTGCTGCGGCCTCTGGAGCTGTGTCCCATCTGCCTTCGGAAGCTGCAGCACGTCGTGGGTTTCAAACTCATCGAGCGCTACAGG AAGCTCTATGCTTGGACACAGACTGTATTGTCCACGTGGCCAAGGCAAGAGTCAGCAGACCTGTCCGCCTCCGAGGACATCCTTCCATTCAGCTCAGACTCTGGGATGTGCTGCGAGAACGACTCCGAAGCTGTGACCTCCTTGTCCGAGCCACTGACACCAGACACGTGCAGCCAGGCCCTCTCCATCGGCCAGGAGCTGGAACAGGACGAGCATTCGTGTTCGCTGGCAGAGGCGCACAGCCAGCCGCCGCTCGCCGGACCCACCAAGTCCACAGATATCATTAAAGATTATGAACTGTGGCTGGAGACGTGCATTGCTGCCTTAGAGAGGAACGTCTCCGAGGAGGAACTGGCTCAGGTAGACAAGACCGTGGATGCCCTGGCTAAGTGGGAAATGTTCACAGGACAACTGCCTGCTATGAAGAAGGACCTACCCTTCGCTAGGGACAACACCGGGCTACGGAAAGTTCTCGGAGACAAATTTTCCTCCTTGCGGAGGAAACTGAGTTCTAGAAAACTGTCCAAAGGGGAATCATCCCCTCATCGTTGGAGGTGGGAGGAAAACTAG